The segment CctgatttattcataatttttttatatacaacatacagaaaatactttcatatacattaaaaagaaaGGCCAAATTTGAATCGATACATAATTAAGGCGATCCAATCACGTAATACGATGTGAAGACGACGAAAGCCATGATATTACAGTTTAGATCGTGTATTATGTAGAAGCAGGTCGTGCATGTCGTGCAGGGCTTTCGTCAACGCGGCTCTGTAGCGGGGTGCCGCCGTATCCGGGTGCGCGGTGAATGCTGAAGTGGCGAAGTTCACGTCGTTGTCCCGGGGGTTATAGCACGTCGCGTAGCCGTCAGCTACGAGTGGCCCGTAGCACATGAATCCATCGGCTTTGCACGCAACCTTAGACATCAAAAATAcgtaattgttaaatttatacattatgtatatgaaaGTTTTCGGTGAAATCAattttgttcttaattttctCTGCAACATAATTTAGCAGTCAGCAagattcataaaaatgtatctagCAGTTTTCAACATACGTAAACTAAAACGACTTTTCTATATTacactattaaaataacatgcgAGGGGCGAGtcattattaatgataatcggatattatatacaagaaGTCAAAGAGGAAATACTGTATCACCATAACGGCTGATTAAAACAGGAAATTttaccatatttttattgttgtatagGATGGTTTATACGAATATACCTGACTAGTAGAAATCCTCATGTGGGCACTTCTAACGTAGCTGGGGTCGGAATATAATTTCGGAAGCTCGATATTATTTTCGATCGCCGTCAACTTCAACCCCAGTAGATGTCGATCGACCCCGAACCCTTGCAGCGCCTATTtacgtattataatataaaaattataacggtCATGTTAAAAAATGCTGAATACTTgaatactacaaaaaaaaaaatggattcCTGGATTTAATCCTTGTTTCGTACCTGCACAGTGTAGTCCTTGTGCGCTTTGATAGCTCCCTGCATGGCGGCCAGTTTGACCTTAGCGGAAGCCGAGGGGTCCAACATGGCCCGCGCGAAGGTCACCGATTCCGGCGAACAAGATCGTATGGTCTCCGTACGACCCCCCACATACATACGGGTCGCAGCTGATTCGTAGTGTGCGCCAGGGGTCTTATGCAAgctagaaattattataacttaaaaaaaaaatcaatcgcTCGTATGccttttatatttgtcattttgtgtgatatattttatttgtacctCAACctcaaatttcaaaaattcctTTACACTTTTCAGTGAAATTCATAACACAAAAAACGAGTATGCCCAGCATGAAAGATTCTTACCACTATTATGAATGCTAAAGTTTGTGAggattatatagaaatagcaATAAGCACAACAGTTGTAAGGTGTCAGGTGTGCATACTAGAGATGTTACCacatttatgattttaacaCTGAACACCTTTCTGTCTGAGCTTATTCCTGAAGTCCACGCGGACAAAGTCGCAGGCAAGAACTagtaagatataaataattaaaaatgacagGTTCgtaatttttgttgaaaaatctatttcatattACCTATAAAAAGCATATTGCATGGCCATTTGCAGATAACTGTCAGGGCTCATTTTCTGGgacttaataaagtttttgccATAACGGTCGTATTTGAAACAATCCAAATCTAAGTTGGCCGCTAGTCTGGAAAAGAGTtacaatttagtttaaaaaaataataataagatcaTGGCACTGGaaatttcgtaaaatataacactCACTTGTCTAAATTCTGCTTTGCTGCTTTTATCATGTCTTTAACTTCCGATGAAACGTTAAAGTTTAGACGGATTGGGTCCTTTGGACTAGACGACGGTGAGTCCTGAGGTTTATTTTCTGCTCTGTTAtagattatatacatttattattgttttttaaatatccaacattaaatgacaattaattaaataaattttatactttttaattctaatgtgCGTATGttcgaagtttttttttcaaatttatattagttattcaCTGATGTGCTGATTTTCAAAGTGTTTGTCTATGAAGTAATTTTCACTCAACATTTACTGTTCGATgccatattttgttatatatcacAATAAGACGAGTTAAATAAGACAGCCGAaagtaagtattattaaatttagacaaaaaaaaattgatgagacacaatacaatattaatattatctgacGTTATTAGAAAAGTCTCTTTAAATAATGCAACTACTTCTTTTACTGTACGTTTAGTAAAAATTCttacatgtatttaataagaaagtCTGTTAATACAGCAATGGGCTGTCCTTCAGCGGGGGAATGTTCATAAGTGAGGCCAGTGATGCCGTCGGCGCCGACAATAAactagaaataaacaaataacttttaaatagatCCTGTTCATCCTATAGTTACGCCTTAAACTGATGATttctatactatattttttacgagTTTTACGAGTATTCAAAAGTATTTAAGCCTGTTTACAAGCTTGAAACTGAGCAAATTGATGTAAATAACTACTTCATTGGGCTGTGTTTGGTgagtcatatatttattgaccttatcaaaaattttcctcaattataaatcaaataggCTTTAATAAAAGAACTATGTagtttatactatttataaatatattgatactaTATATGAAGTATTCCTCCAAATCAGCTGCCGTTACACAGTACACACCTGTATAGTCTTATCGAACCAGCGGTTGGCTCCGTTGTTGTCAGCCCCCGCGCCGTGTATGGTGTGAGCGGCGGCCAGCGTGAACCGCTCGTCCACTGTGTTACAGCGCCACAGACCGGCCACCTTGTCCAGACATAGCACGAGGAGACTACGCTCCACATCACGCAAAGACGACTGGTTCATTGATTCTatgttatagaatatatttcttttttactttcaatCACTTTCCCATTTTAAGTGAGATGTTTGTTCATAAATCCAAGCCCGGATTAAGCAAACGGCTTTTAACCTTAAGTATATTTGTATGAGCGATATGAAGCAGATTTATGACAAAATTTCAACTTTCTGTAATTACATGTATTCTGAGTAAATGTATTGACATTTTGATTCCTTAAAAtggtttaacataaaaaatgcagttataatctttataaattcgTATAAAAACTACACGTAActtgtaaatacatttataaaaataaatttataaaataattatatactaaccTTTACATAGAAGTTGATATGCCTTGGCCCAATTGTCCCTATTCTCAGATGTGAGAACACCAACACAATCACTGGTCGCCTCTGAAGACTGATCCATAACCTTTTGAAGGGCCTCAACAATTTGATTTTCATTCAATCTCTTATTGTCACTACCCCATACATCAACATGGAATATCTGAAAATAGGGATAccaatcatattaatttacgactaatgagatattaatttttaaatatcaatataatcaatatatactGACATGGTTGTTATGAATGACAGTAATGTATTGAGAGTCATTGTACGACAGCTTATCTCTTTTCTCCGCTGGTATACGACAGGTACCAAATATCTTCTTATATTGACCCATGTCCAAAGGACTTTTACCCATCATTTCAACGGGAATTTTATTACTGAAATAGGCATATAATTATAGGTTCAtgaacatgaaaatattaaataatgcttGGTTAATTTTACTCAATAATCACTTGCCCCctaaaaaaatccaatttacaaagagatattaataaaaacttgtcTGAATTCATTATAACATCTTTATGAACTATCAgcagaaaatatatagaataacttTGTGTTGGTTGTCTTGACTACTTACTTGTCTATCAGTGACTTGTATTCTAAAGCAgctaaaatagtttttgcgGCATATTTCAATTGATCTTGTTGAGAATTGAACTTTTGGAATGGAAAGACCAGACCTGGGCTGGAATATACAGTTACAGGGTCTCTGTACTCTAGGTAGGCAGTGTTCAGCCACCAATCTTCAAGCCAGTTTTGATGTTTTTCAGCTCTTTTTTCCAGTAAAGCCttcaaaatgtattaagaactcatttattcaattaaaacctttgaggaagtttaaatattaaacctgttttcctttgaatattatttagtataatttatataagttttaccTGTAATTGTTTTCCAATTCCAGCTTCAAATTCTTTGAGGAGTGACGATGTCTTAGCAAACTCTTCCTCATTTAAAAATGGCTGAacactttttaaatacttttttaaagtgTCATTCAGTTTTGGTACAGGAAGTTGTGGTAAGTTTTGCAAATTAACTGATGGTTGGGTTGAGGTATAGTTACATGACACTCGTAAGGAACTAACATATGGCTCTAAAATTGAACCCCTAGGTCCAAGCTGAAaccataagaaaataataattattatattcacatatttcttttaatgatCTATCTAATACACTGTATTAGTTGAATCACTTACTATTCTCAATCCTCGAAGCATCTTTAAGCCctgaaaaacataatttcaaatatgatttatatcatGATTCAAAATCGACATAGTTGCATAATTTATGTTCTTATTCTTCAAAAACTCAATAATTAATTGCCATATGGTCACACAGAAGAAGTTg is part of the Danaus plexippus chromosome 2, MEX_DaPlex, whole genome shotgun sequence genome and harbors:
- the LOC133320226 gene encoding carnitine O-acetyltransferase-like isoform X1, with translation MTNNNKVQKSNSEIEGLKMLRGLRILGPRGSILEPYVSSLRVSCNYTSTQPSVNLQNLPQLPVPKLNDTLKKYLKSVQPFLNEEEFAKTSSLLKEFEAGIGKQLQALLEKRAEKHQNWLEDWWLNTAYLEYRDPVTVYSSPGLVFPFQKFNSQQDQLKYAAKTILAALEYKSLIDNNKIPVEMMGKSPLDMGQYKKIFGTCRIPAEKRDKLSYNDSQYITVIHNNHIFHVDVWGSDNKRLNENQIVEALQKVMDQSSEATSDCVGVLTSENRDNWAKAYQLLCKESMNQSSLRDVERSLLVLCLDKVAGLWRCNTVDERFTLAAAHTIHGAGADNNGANRWFDKTIQFIVGADGITGLTYEHSPAEGQPIAVLTDFLIKYIAENKPQDSPSSSPKDPIRLNFNVSSEVKDMIKAAKQNLDKLAANLDLDCFKYDRYGKNFIKSQKMSPDSYLQMAMQYAFYSLHKTPGAHYESAATRMYVGGRTETIRSCSPESVTFARAMLDPSASAKVKLAAMQGAIKAHKDYTVQALQGFGVDRHLLGLKLTAIENNIELPKLYSDPSYVRSAHMRISTSQVACKADGFMCYGPLVADGYATCYNPRDNDVNFATSAFTAHPDTAAPRYRAALTKALHDMHDLLLHNTRSKL
- the LOC133320226 gene encoding carnitine O-acetyltransferase-like isoform X2 — translated: MLRGLRILGPRGSILEPYVSSLRVSCNYTSTQPSVNLQNLPQLPVPKLNDTLKKYLKSVQPFLNEEEFAKTSSLLKEFEAGIGKQLQALLEKRAEKHQNWLEDWWLNTAYLEYRDPVTVYSSPGLVFPFQKFNSQQDQLKYAAKTILAALEYKSLIDNNKIPVEMMGKSPLDMGQYKKIFGTCRIPAEKRDKLSYNDSQYITVIHNNHIFHVDVWGSDNKRLNENQIVEALQKVMDQSSEATSDCVGVLTSENRDNWAKAYQLLCKESMNQSSLRDVERSLLVLCLDKVAGLWRCNTVDERFTLAAAHTIHGAGADNNGANRWFDKTIQFIVGADGITGLTYEHSPAEGQPIAVLTDFLIKYIAENKPQDSPSSSPKDPIRLNFNVSSEVKDMIKAAKQNLDKLAANLDLDCFKYDRYGKNFIKSQKMSPDSYLQMAMQYAFYSLHKTPGAHYESAATRMYVGGRTETIRSCSPESVTFARAMLDPSASAKVKLAAMQGAIKAHKDYTVQALQGFGVDRHLLGLKLTAIENNIELPKLYSDPSYVRSAHMRISTSQVACKADGFMCYGPLVADGYATCYNPRDNDVNFATSAFTAHPDTAAPRYRAALTKALHDMHDLLLHNTRSKL